The sequence below is a genomic window from Lytechinus variegatus isolate NC3 chromosome 3, Lvar_3.0, whole genome shotgun sequence.
CAAATCAGGATCCTATGTTTCCAGTCTGTATATCATCGGTGGTATCATAGCCTGTGGAATTTTCTTATTCATCGTAGCAGTAGCAGGGCTCATCGGAGCCATCAAACATCATCAAGTCTGTCTTTTCTTTGTATCCTTTGGAAAACttgcaattatttttaaaagatcatGTATGATATGAATTGGTAGTTTTGTGAGAAGCCATCATTATTTATAAGGAGATATGGTGGGAAATGAAATACCCCGTTTTGTCATAGCCATGTTCCATTTCAGTAAgcagaaaattcaaaatttttgggatataatataacataataactGGGTCATTTTATCAGGTTGCGGTCAGTTTTGTTTCATAAcagaatttataaaaaaattaaactagGCTAATAATTAAGCAAAAAAGTATGCCCCATTAACATTTGctatataaaatacaaagaaaatgtcACAATGTATTGCATTTTCAGACCTGAGTGACTGTTGTCAATGATAATGTGATATagttataaaaatattatttaaaccTCAACAAATCCAGAAAAGACATCAAATTTTAAGTTGGATTAATATGGTAGGAGACCTTGCTCATGTTAACACTTGGCCAATTATGAATTGATCTTCTTTATATACCTCCTTTTCATGGACATTTTGTAATTTGTGCCTCCCAACCCGATGGAATGACCTAATTATAATCTGATTCAATCAATACACTTCTAAAATCCATTTGATGAATACAACAGTGGTGTTTGGattcctacatgtattatcCTAGAGCATAGTGAGACCATGTCTTGCGTTAGAGCCTTACACCAGAGTTCGGAGTAGATTCCAAtggattaaaaacaaacaaagttaaaaggatggtccgggctgaaagtatttatagctcgataaatagagtaaaattcactgagcaaaatgccgaaaatctcatcaaaatcggataacaaataacaaagttatttaattgtaaagtttagcaatattttgtgaaaacagttgtcatgaaaattcattaggtgggctgatgatgtcacatccccacttgttcttttgtattttattatatgaaattaggtttgttcaattttttcctccaagaactagaaaattggattgacaactgatttagtgcattagatatttattgctgcaacgtATTTCATTATAGGGAGACATagtattcacacaagtatgaaataatgaaaagattatgattttatgtcataagaaaatggaaagtggggatgtgacatcatcagcccacctaatgaatattcatgataactgtttataaaatatattgctaaactttaaacttcaataactttattatttgttatccgactttgatgaaattttcggcatgttgctcagtgaattctactctatgtattaagatatagatATTTTCAACCCGACCACCCCTTTAAGTCTAACTGGGAATTGGGCAAAACAGAAATTCAGTAAACTTGTGTTGGGGTTACATGTACTCCTACTAGCAGTTCATCCATTCACAAATGTCTACGGTATTCCAGATCTTGAATTCACAGTACGTTTTCCTTGACAGCAGTCCCATTCAGTACATGCTTATTCTGTTCCTGGTCTTCCTAATTCAGTTCTCTGTATCCATAGCAGCCCTGGCCTGCGGGGAGGAGCAGCGGGAAAAGCTTGTCAGACTCTCGTGGGAGCACTCAAGCAATGACACAAAAACAGACATTCAGCAGAGCTTCTGCTGCTGTGGCTTTGATAAAAATGACACCAGTCATCCCACCTGCCCAAAAGCACAAAAGAATGAAGTGGTAAGTTGAACGCATTGAGTTTCCACTACCGGGGATAATCCTTATTATGTTTTTGGTTTAAATgcgtgcatacatgtatactactaatgaatacaggtacatgtacttcatgtaGAAAGATCAGAAGTCAATTTAAACTGCTGTAGACGACTATGCACACCATATTCTACTTAGACGCAAGGTTATTGGTGACTGTATGTACATCTTTTTTGAAACAGCATCCAGCTGTAATGTTGTATTCATTTCATGCTGGATTTAGAACTCACAGATCCAACTGACAAATCACtggctacatacatgtaccagtacATCATAGGAAATACCTAGAGAATAGGATGTCGTTAGTTGTATACATGGTCTTCTTTTTCATAGTTTATCAACCAAATGATGCATATTGCTCTATTTAGAAATTAAAAAGTACATCATAAGAAATATgtaatggactatttaaagaatAGTGATGTAGTTTAGTTGTATAcaccatcttttttattttgcatactAACTAAATGATGCATTTTCCTTTGATTAGAAACTAAAGACTTAAAGATgctgtaaaatatttttgtcacttctgataatgatgatgaaattatcTAGTAGtgtatgcttgtttgattgAGTCTATGTAGTCAAATAAAATTGACGTTTAATGGACTTTACCTTTGAACTGTTAGTCCTTGGAGGTAAAACAAGTGATGCTAAGacaagatttttatttttctccttacAGAAATGTGCAGACCAATTTTGCCAGCAAAAGATGGATGAAGGTTATGCACAAGGATTAAAAATATCAGGAGCAGTAGGTCTTTTCTTCAGTTTAACAGAGGTGGGTACTTGCTCAATTCTCCTTATCACATAGAGCCAATCCTCAGCAATATCAACTATCAACAATTCCAAGTACCCTTGTGCGCCTTGAAGGTTACTTCCGGTGCGAACAGTTGATTGTTGTTTCCCAGCATTGGGAACACACGACTGCTAAAAAATCCTCAATTGTTGAACTGTCAACCGTTGAAATCGATCCATTATTGTgcaaacaatttttgaaaatttggtAGAGCTagagaaatattgaaatttgcACTCTCACTATCAGCTGAGCTACATATAGTTGTATGTAAATGGTAGCGATGATCAGCTGCTGTGCGAACTGCTATTGGAACGTGGAAGTGCATGTCACAGCAATATCACCCTGGGTGCTGATTAGTTTTGGCTATATGTGAGAAggaaattttgaatgattgaATGCTATATGTTGTCATCGCAAATTTTTGTGTACAGGGGTGAGCCTGTTTTGGCTATGTAGCAAACTTAAAGGCTCGTATTcttaagtcaggtttaacttaaactctggtttaaagttgtggtttaaagtatggatagccaatggttacataaatcactaacagtaaagatatcatatttcagctcatttggctctcaaatcattcataattgtcttggaagtataaatagatgattgtcttcaccatcaatgaatcaggaaagagcacagtaaacataacaaacatacaatgtaataaAATTCTTTActcttttggcttcccataattttagcacagagttagaccatggtcaaagttaaacctgatttcagaatatgggccaaagggtttttgtctcacctgcgaagcagagtgagactataggcgccgcttttccgacggcggcggcgtcaacatcaaatcttaacctgaggttaagtttttgaaatgacatcataacttaggacctagttcatgaaacttggccataaggttaatcaagtattactgaacatcctattaaagtttcatgtcacatgaccaaggtcaaaggtcatttagggtcaatgaacttagaccatgttggaggatcaacattgaaatcttaacctgaggttaagtttttgaaatgtcatcataacttagaaaatatatggacctagttcatgaaacttggacataaggttaatcaagtatcactgaacatcctgcatgagtttcacgtcacatgaccaaggtcaaaggtcatttagggtcaatgaactttggccgaattggggatatctgttgaattcccatcataactttgaa
It includes:
- the LOC121411419 gene encoding tetraspanin-31-like isoform X1, giving the protein MVCGGFSCSKNALIALNSLYIIVALILIIVPSLAKSGSYVSSLYIIGGIIACGIFLFIVAVAGLIGAIKHHQVCLFFYMLILFLVFLIQFSVSIAALACGEEQREKLVRLSWEHSSNDTKTDIQQSFCCCGFDKNDTSHPTCPKAQKNEVKCADQFCQQKMDEGYAQGLKISGAVGLFFSLTELIGVWLAVRFRNQKDPRANPSAFL
- the LOC121411419 gene encoding tetraspanin-13-like isoform X2, whose amino-acid sequence is MVCGGFSCSKNALIALNSLYIIVALILIIVPSLAKSGSYVSSLYIIGGIIACGIFLFIVAVAGLIGAIKHHQVCLFFYMLILFLVFLIQFSVSIAALACGEEQREKLVRLSWEHSSNDTKTDIQQSFCCCGFDKNDTSHPTCPKAQKNEVKCADQFCQQKMDEGYAQGLKISGAVGLFFSLTEFVGCVVTYRYRNQKDPRANPNAFL